One Aphelocoma coerulescens isolate FSJ_1873_10779 chromosome 5, UR_Acoe_1.0, whole genome shotgun sequence DNA segment encodes these proteins:
- the LRP4 gene encoding low-density lipoprotein receptor-related protein 4 isoform X4, with protein MQPHTRRDGPLKGVTSSTECSCGRNHFTCAVSAFGECTCIPAQWQCDGDNDCGDHSDEDGCMLPTCSPLDFHCDNGKCIRRSWVCDGDNDCEDDSDEQDCPPRECEEDEFSCQNGYCIRSLWHCDGDNDCGDNSDEQCDMRKCSEKEFRCSDGSCIAEHWFCDGDTDCKDGSDEENCPSDVPAATCSLEEFQCAYGRCILDIYHCDGDDDCGDWSDESDCSSHQPCRSGEFMCNSGLCINAGWRCDGDFDCDDQSDERNCTMSMCTADQFRCKSGRCVRLSWRCDGEDDCSDNSDEENCENTGTPQCAPDQFLCENGRCIGQRKLCNGANDCGDGSDESPHQNCRPRTGEENCNVNNGGCAQKCQTVRGMVQCTCHTGYRLLEDGRSCQDVNECAEEGYCSQGCTNSEGGFQCWCEQGYELRPDKRSCKALGPEPVLLFANRIDIRQVLPHRSEYTLLLNNLENAIALDFHHSKELVFWSDVTLDRIMRANLNGSNVEEVVSTGLESPGGLAIDWIHDKLYWTDSGTSRIEVANLDGTHRKVLLWQNLEKPRAIALHPMEGTIYWTDWGNTPRIEYSNMDGSNRRIIADTHLFWPNGLTIDYAGHRMYWVDAKHHVIERADLDGRNRKAVISQGLPHPFAITVFEDSLYWTDWHTKSINSANKFTGKNQEIIRNKLHFPMDIHTLHPQRQPAAGRNRCGDNNGGCTHLCLPSSKDYTCACPTGFRKTSSHACAQSLDKFLLFARRMDIRRISFDTDDLSDDVIPLADVRSAVALDWDSKDDYVYWTDVSTDSISRAKWDGSNQEVVVDTSLESPAGLAIDWVTNKLYWTDAGTDRIEVSNTDGTMRTVLIWENLDRPRDIVVDPVGGFMYWTDWGANPKIERAGMDASNRLVIISSNLTWPNGLAIDYESQRLYWADAGMKTIEYASLDGSHRKVLIGTNLPHPFGLTLYGERIYWTDWQAKSIQSADRRTGQSRETLQDNLENLMDIHVFHRHRPPVHTACEVSNGGCSHLCLLAPPPKGYSCTCPTGINLQSDGKTCSPGMTSFLIFARRTDIRMVSLDIPYFADVVVSVNVTMKNTIAIGVDSREGKVYWSDSTLRKISRAALDGSQFEDIITTGLLTTDGLAVDAIGRKIYWTDTGTNRIEVGNLDGSMRKVLVWQNLDSPRAIALYHEMGYMYWTDWGENAKLERSGMDGSGRVVLISNNLGWPNGLAVDKAGSQLLWADAHTERIEAADLNGANRRTLLSPVQHPYGLTLLDSYIYWTDWQTRSIHRADKDTGANVILVRANLPGLMDIQAVDRARPLGFNKCGVRNGGCSHLCLPHPTGFSCACPTGIQLKRDEQTCDSSPETYLLFSSRASIRRISLDTSDHTDVHIPVPELNNVISLDYDSVDGKIYYTDVFLDVIRRADLNGSNMETVIGQGLKTTDGLAVDWVARNLYWTDTGRNTIEVARLDGSSRKVLINNSLDEPRAIAVFPKKGYLFWTDWGHIAKIERANLDGSERKILINTDLGWPNGLTLDYDTRRIYWVDAHLDRIESCDLNGKLRQVLVSQVSHPFALTQQDRWIYWTDWQTKSIQRVDKYSGRNKETVLANVEGLMDIIVVSPQRQTGSNACGVNNGGCTHLCFARASDFVCACPDEPDGRPCSTIPGVVPPGPEPTSVSERSQTLPGRLGTSTMKPLTSLETVEGNCSDKDARQGLCTRANEAVLATMGEGLHVSYIIGGLLSILFILLLIAALIIYRHNKSKFTDPGLGNLTYSNPSYRTSTQEVKIESIPKPTMYNQLCYKKETGPDHSYTKEKIKIVEGICLLSSDDSEWDDLKQIRSSRGGILRDHVCMKTDTVSIQASSGSLDDTETEQLLQEEQSECSSVNTAAATPERRGSLPDTGWKHQRKPSTESEV; from the exons GAGTTACAAGTAGCACTGAGTGCTCCTGTGGACGTAATCATTTTACCTGTGCTGTCAGTGCTTTTGGTGAATGCACATGCATCCCTGCTCAGTGGCAATGTGATGGAGACAATGACTGTGGGGACCACAGCGATGAAGATGGCTGCA TGCTGCCCACTTGCTCCCCCTTGGACTTCCACTGTGATAATGGAAAATGTATCCGGCGGTCATGGGTCTGCGATGGAGACAATGACTGTGAGGATGATTCTGATGAGCAGGACTGCC ctccaagGGAGTGTGAGGAAGATGAGTTCTCATGTCAGAATGGATACTGCATTCGCAGCCTATGGCACTGTGATGGTGACAATGACTGTGGGGACAACAGTGATGAGCAGTGTG ATATGAGAAAGTGCTCAGAGAAGGAGTTCCGTTGCAGTGATGGCAGCTGCATAGCTGAGCACTGGTTCTGTGATGGGGACACAGACTGCAAGGATGGCTCAGATGAAGAGAATTGCC CATCAGATGTTCCAGCTGCCACCTGCAGCTTGGAGGAATTCCAGTGTGCATATGGACGCTGCATCTTGGACATCTACCActgtgatggtgatgatgacTGCGGGGACTGGTCTGATGAATCTGACTGCT CATCTCACCAGCCTTGTCGCTCTGGAGAGTTCATGTGCAACAGTGGCTTGTGCATTAATGCTGGCTGGAGGTGTGATGGAGACTTTGACTGTGATGACCAGTCAGATGAGAGGAACTGCA CTATGTCTATGTGCACAGCTGACCAGTTCCGCTGTAAGTCGGGACGCTGTGTCCGTCTGTCCTGGCGTTGTGATGGGGAAGATGACTGCTCTGACAACAGTGATGAGGAGAACTGTGAGAACACAG GCACCcctcagtgtgccccagaccagTTCCTGTGTGAGAACGGGCGTTGTATTGGCCAGAGGAAGCTGTGCAATGGAGCAAATGATTGTGGAGATGGCAGTGATGAGAGCCCACATCAAAACTGCC GTCCACGAACAGGGGAGGAGAATTGCAATGTCAACAACGGTGGCTGTGCTCAGAAGTGCCAGACGGTACGAGGGATGGTGCAGTGCACTTGCCACACAGGTTACAGGCTCCTGGAAGATGGCCGATCATGCCAAG ATGTGAATGAGTGTGCTGAGGAAGGCTACTGCAGCCAAGGCTGTACCAACAGTGAAGGAGGCTTCCAGTGCTGGTGTGAGCAAGGCTACGAGCTGCGACCTGACAAACGTAGCTGCAAAGCTCTAG GGCCAGAGCCGGTGCTGCTCTTCGCCAATCGAATTGATATCCGACAAGTGTTGCCTCATCGCTCCGAGTATACGCTGCTCCTGAACAACCTGGAAAATGCCATTGCCCTTGACTTCCACCACAGCAAGGAGCTGGTGTTCTGGTCTGATGTCACGCTTGATCGCATCATGAGAGCCAATCTGAATGGTAGCAATGTGGAAGAGGTGGTTTCCACAGGGCTGGAGAGCCCAG GTGGACTTGCTATTGATTGGATCCATGACAAATTATACTGGACAGACTCTGGGACATCTCGAATTGAAGTAGCAAACTTGGATGGCACTCACAGGAAAGTGCTTTTGTGGCAGAACCTGGAGAAGCCCCGAGCAATTGCCCTGCATCCTATGGAGGG TACTATCTACTGGACTGACTGGGGCAACACTCCCCGTATTGAGTATTCCAACATGGATGGCTCTAATCGGCGCATCATTGCGGATACACACCTCTTCTGGCCCAATGGACTGACCATTGACTATGCAGGACATCGAATGTACTGGGTGGATGCCAAACATCATGTCATTGAGAGGGCTGACCTTGATGGACGCAATAGGAAGGCTGTTATTAGCCAAG GGCTCCCACACCCGTTTGCTATCACTGTGTTTGAGGACAGTCTGTACTGGACAGACTGGCACACCAAGAGCATCAATAGTGCCAACAAATTCACAGGCAAGAACCAGGAGATCATCCGCAACAAACTCCACTTCCCTATGGACATCCACACGCTGCATCCTCAGCGTCAGCCAGCAG CAGGGAGAAACCGCTGTGGGGACAACAACGGAGGCTGCACTCACCTCTGCTTGCCAAGCAGCAAGGATTACACCTGTGCCTGCCCCACAGGCTTCCGCAAGACCAGCAGCCATGCCTGTGCCCAGA GTCTTGACAAGTTCCTGCTTTTTGCCCGAAGGATGGACATCCGTCGGATCAGCTTTGACACAGATGACTTGTCAGATGATGTCATCCCCCTTGCTGATGTTCGCAGTGCTGTGGCTCTAGATTGGGACTCAAAGGATGACTATGTCTACTGGACAGATGTTAGCACTGACTCCATCAGCCGAGCAAAATGGGACGGATCAAACCAGGAG gtTGTGGTGGACACTAGCCTGGAAAGTCCAGCTGGACTGGCAATTGACTGGGTCACCAACAAACTATACTGGACTGATGCAG GAACAGATCGGATAGAGGTCTCCAACACAGACGGGACCATGAGAACTGTTCTAATCTGGGAGAACCTAGACAGACCTAGAGATATTGTGGTGGACCCTGTTGGAGG GTTCATGTACTGGACTGACTGGGGAGCTAACCCAAAAATTGAACGTGCTGGGATGGATGCCTCAAACCGCTTGGTGATCATTTCCTCCAACCTGACATGGCCCAATGGCTTGGCCATTGACTACGAGTCACAGCGCTTGTACTGGGCAGATGCAGGCATGAAGACCATCGAGTATGCCAGTCTGGATGGAAGCCACAGGAAG GTGCTGATTGGGACCAATCTGCCTCACCCCTTTGGACTTACTCTTTATGGCGAGAGAATCTACTGGACAGACTGGCAGGCCAAAAGTATCCAGAGCGCAGATAGGAGGACTGGGCAGTCTCGGGAAACGCTGCAGGACAATCTGGAGAATCTTATGGATATTCATGTTTTCCACCGGCACAGGCCACCAG TACATACAGCATGTGAAGTTAGCAATGGAGGCTGCAGTCACCTGTGCCTTTTGGCACCTCCTCCAAAAGGTTACAGCTGTACCTGCCCTACAGGGATCAACCTGCAATCTGATGGCAAGACCTGCTCCCCTG GAATGACCAGCTTTCTGATCTTTGCCAGAAGGACTGACATCCGGATGGTCTCTCTGGATATCCCCTACTTTGCAGATGTTGTTGTCTCAGTCAATGTCACCATGAAGAACACCATTGCAATTGGAGTGGATTCTCGTGAAG GAAAGGTTTACTGGTCAGACAGCACACTGAGGAAAATCAGTCGGGCTGCCCTTGATGGCTCACAGTTTGAGGACATCATCACTACAG GTCTGTTGACTACAGATGGGCTGGCTGTGGATGCTATTGGCAGGAAGATATATTGGACAGATACAGGAACAAATCGGATTGAAGTGGGCAACCTTGATGGCTCCATGAGGAAAGTCTTGGTCTGGCAGAACCTGGACAGTCCTCGGGCAATAGCTTTATACCATGAAATGGG GTATATGTACTGGACGGACTGGGGTGAGAATGCCAAGCTGGAACGCTCTGGGATGGATGGCTCTGGACGAGTGGTGTTGATCAGCAACAACTTGGGCTGGCCTAATGGACTGGCAGTGGATAAGGCTGggtcccagctgctctgggctgatGCACACACTGAG CGGATCGAGGCTGCAGATCTCAATGGCGCGAACCGCCGCACCCTGCTGTCTCCAGTGCAACATCCCTATGGCCTCACTTTGCTGGACTCCTACATCTACTGGACTGACTGGCAAACTCGCAGCATTCACAGGGCTGACAAGGACACTGGTGCCAATGTCATCTTGGTGAGGGCAAACCTGCCTGGCCTCATGGACATTCAAGCTGTTGATAGGGCGCGGCCCCTGG GCTTCAATAAATGTGGAGTTCGTAACGGTGGCTGCTCCCACCTTTGCTTGCCTCACCCCACTGGTTTCTCCTGTGCCTGCCCCACTGGCATCCAGCTGAAGAGAGATGAGCAGACATGTGACTCTTCTCCAGAGACCTACCTACTTTTCTCTAGCCGTGCTTCCATCCGTCGTATCTCTCTGGACACCAGTGACCACACAGATGTGCACATACCTGTCCCTGAGCTGAACAATGTAATTTCTCTGGACTATGATAGTGTGGATGGCAAGATTTACTACACAGATGTATTTCTTGATGTTATCAG GCGGGCTGATCTGAATGGCAGCAACATGGAAACTGTTATTGGTCAGGGTTTGAAGACTACAGATGGCCTGGCAGTGGACTGGGTTGCCAGGAACCTCTACTGGACAGACACAGGACGCAATACCATCGAAGTGGCTAGACTGGATGGAAGCTCCAGGAAAGTGCTGATCAATAACAGCCTGGATGAGCCCCGAGCCATTGCTGTCTTTCCTAAGAAGGG GTATCTCTTCTGGACAGATTGGGGTCACATTGCTAAAATTGAACGGGCAAACTTGGATGGCTCTGAACGTAAAATCCTGATTAACACTGACCTAGGATGGCCCAATGGATTGACTTTGGATTATGACACCAGGAG GATATACTGGGTGGATGCGCACCTTGATCGCATAGAGAGCTGTGACCTCAATGGGAAGCTACGGCAAGTGTTGGTCAGCCAGGTGTCACATCCCTTTGCTCTGACACAG caggacagaTGGATATACTGGACTGACTGGCAAACGAAGTCTATCCAGAGAGTGGACAAATACTCTGGGCGGAACAAAGAGACAGTCCTAGCCAATGTTGAGGGATTGATGGATATCATTGTGGTTTCTCCTCAGAGACAGACAG GTAGTAATGCTTGTGGAGTGAACAATGGAGGCTGCACTCACCTCTGCTTTGCCAGGGCTTCTGACTTCGTCTGCGCGTGTCCGGATGAACCAGATGGGCGGCCCTGTTCTACGA TTCCTGGTGTGGTGCCCCCTGGTCCAGAACCAACCAGTGTAAGTGAGAGAAGTCAAACACTGCCTGGCAGACTAGGTACCTCAACAATGAAACCTCTCACATCTCTGGAAACAGTGGAAGGAAA CTGTTCTGACAAAGATGCTAGGCAAGGCTTGTGTACTCGTGCCAACGAGGCAGTGTTGGCCACTATGG GAGAAGGACTGCACGTCAGCTACATTATTGGAGGTCTTCTCAGCATCTTGTTTATTTTGCTGCTTATTGCTGCTTTAATTATATATAG GCATAATAAGTCCAAGTTTACGGACCCTGGCTTGGGGAACCTAACTTACAGTAATCCTTCATATCGGACATCTACCCAGGAGGTGAAGATTGAATCGATTCCCAAACCAACCATGTACAACCAGCTGTGCTACAAGAAAGAG ACTGGTCCTGACCACAGCTACACTAAGGAGAAGATCAAGATTGTGGAGGGAATATGCCTTTTATCCAGTGATGATTCCGAATGGGATGACCTTAAGCAGATTCGGAGCTCCCGTGGAGGGATCCTCCGGGACCACGTCTGCATGAAGACGGATACGGTCTCTATCCAGGCCAGTTCTGGTTCACTGGATGACACTGAaactgagcagctgctgcaggaagaaCAGTCTGAATGCAGCAGTGTtaacacagcagcagccactcCTGAGCGGCGTGGCTCACTCCCAGACACAGGCTGGAAACACCAACGCAAGCCCTCCACAGAGAGCGAGGTGTAA